The sequence CGCCTCTGTCCCAGAAAAACCCAAAGTTGCTTCTCCTGCCAAGCCACAGCCAACTCAAGTGGCCAGTGCATCGAAAACTTCGAACACGAAACCCAAGACAACGTCAACAACCAAATCCAGTTCGACCAAGTCGAAACCCGTAGTTCGCAAAAAAGCTCCACCTCCGCCGCCAACCCCATTGGCCCGGGCCAAGCAAGCTGCGAGCTCATTCTTCAATGACGTCCGTCGTTCACTACCCCAGGGTGTCGGAAGGTAAGTGGAAAGTTGGAGTGATCGGTAGAGGGACTGTTTGGGGATTTTAGCGCGTTTCATCGCTTTTAAGGCGACATGGAATTAGGCATTACGTCAGTCATGGAGCCAAGTAGCTCTTGCACTCTGGCGTTTTCCTCCGAATTTCAGCCCCCCTTTTAGCCATGATCCCGAACGCCTACCGATCCCTTCACTGCAACGCCGTACGCCCTGAGCATATTGGCCAGACCGTCACACTCTGTGGCTGGGTGAATTCGGCCCGTGACCACGGCGGCGTTATCTTCATTGACCTTCGCGACCGGGAAGGATTGACCCAAGTGGTCTTCCGCCCTGAGGAGAACGCAGATGTTGCAGCCCAGAGCCATGTCCTTCGTGATGAAGACGTGGTGCAGATCATTGGCAAAGTATCTGCCCGTCTCTCCGGTACGGAAAACAGCAAGCTGCCTACAGGTGAAGTCGAAGTGGTGGCCCTGGAATTGAAGGTGCTGAACAAGTCCGATGTCCTGCCATTCCACTTGGACCGCGAGCTATCCAATGAGGACATGCGGATGAAGTATCGTTACTTGGACCTGCGCCGCGAGCGCATGAACAAAAACATCCGCACCCGTCACAAGATCACCAACGCTGCGCGCAACTACCTGGACGGAAATGGTTTTGTGGAAGTGGAAACCCCCATCCTTTCGAACCCGACGCCGGAAGGTGCTCGCGACTTTCTTGTGCCAGCCCGTCTCAGCCCCAGCAAGTTCTTTGCCCTGCCACAGGCCCCGCAGCAGTATAAGCAGCTGCTCATGGTGGCAGGTCTGGAGCGTTATTTCCAAATCGCCCGCTGTTTCCGCGATGAAGACCTACGCGCTGACCGCCAGCCTGAGTTTACCCAGATTGATATCGAGGCCAGCTTCATTGAGCAGAATGACATTGTGAACCTCGTGGAAGGTTTGCTGGCCAGCATGTTCAAGGCAGGCCAGGGCGTGGACATCCCGCTGCCTTTCCCGCGCATGACCTATCAGGAAGCCATGGACCGTTACGGCTCTGACAAGCCCGATACGCGTTATGGTGTCGAGATCGTGGACATGGCCGACGTATTCGCTGAAAGCGGATTCAAGATCTTCCGCAGCACGCTGGAAAACGGTGGTGTCGTGCGTGCCATCAATGCCAAAGGTTTTGCAGGCATCACCACCGGCCAGATGATCCGCCTCAACGAGCTGGCCATCCAGGCCGGCATGAAGGTGAAGCAGCTTGCCTTCATCAAGATTGAAAACGGCGAGTATAAATCTCCGCTGTGGAAGTTCTTTGGCGAAGTCGAGCAGAAGGCTCTCGTTGAGAAGATGAATGGTGAAGAAGGCGACATCATTTTCTTCTATGCCGGCACCTGGGAAGACGCCTGCAACATCCTGGGCAAGGTCCGCCTGGAAATCGCCAACATGATGAACCTCACGAAAGACAGCACCGCGCTGAACTTCCTCTGGGTCGTCGATTTCCCATTGCTGGCCTTCAGCCCCGAAGACCAGAGCTGGGTCGCCGTCCACCATCCATTTACCCGTCCCAAGTCAGAAGACGTGGCCCTTCTGGAAGCTGGTGAATACGGCAAGGTGCGTGCCGAGGCTTATGACGTGGTCCTGAACGGCTACGAATTGGGCGGCGGCTCCATCCGTATTCACGAAAGCGACCTCCAAGCCAAGATGTTTAGCGTCCTCGGCGTCACCCCGGAAGAGCAGGAACTGAAGTTCAGCCACATCCTGGAAGCCTTCAAATTTGGCGCTCCACCTCACGGTGGTCTCGCTCTGGGCCTGGACCGCATTGCCATGTTGGTTTGCGGTGAAGACAGCATCCGCGAGGTGATTGCCTTCCCGAAAAACAACAAGGCCTGCGACCTGATGACCGACAGCCCCACAAACGTTGACTTCAAATCCCTCCGCGAGCTTTACATCCAAAGCACTTGG is a genomic window of Prosthecobacter fusiformis containing:
- the aspS gene encoding aspartate--tRNA ligase — its product is MIPNAYRSLHCNAVRPEHIGQTVTLCGWVNSARDHGGVIFIDLRDREGLTQVVFRPEENADVAAQSHVLRDEDVVQIIGKVSARLSGTENSKLPTGEVEVVALELKVLNKSDVLPFHLDRELSNEDMRMKYRYLDLRRERMNKNIRTRHKITNAARNYLDGNGFVEVETPILSNPTPEGARDFLVPARLSPSKFFALPQAPQQYKQLLMVAGLERYFQIARCFRDEDLRADRQPEFTQIDIEASFIEQNDIVNLVEGLLASMFKAGQGVDIPLPFPRMTYQEAMDRYGSDKPDTRYGVEIVDMADVFAESGFKIFRSTLENGGVVRAINAKGFAGITTGQMIRLNELAIQAGMKVKQLAFIKIENGEYKSPLWKFFGEVEQKALVEKMNGEEGDIIFFYAGTWEDACNILGKVRLEIANMMNLTKDSTALNFLWVVDFPLLAFSPEDQSWVAVHHPFTRPKSEDVALLEAGEYGKVRAEAYDVVLNGYELGGGSIRIHESDLQAKMFSVLGVTPEEQELKFSHILEAFKFGAPPHGGLALGLDRIAMLVCGEDSIREVIAFPKNNKACDLMTDSPTNVDFKSLRELYIQSTWKEKKLEAATVPVTPIV